The following coding sequences lie in one Lolium perenne isolate Kyuss_39 chromosome 2, Kyuss_2.0, whole genome shotgun sequence genomic window:
- the LOC127331459 gene encoding cyclic dof factor 1, with protein sequence MDLAGAAPPRSPEPHVPPPRTPPQPPLQDSCKDKGDIRTTEEKPGTPQELNLGQTNNSGLNSSIEDENQTSNGDEMTELGSKSEAAKTEGDGSSGEKVILKKPDKILPCPRCNSMDTKFCYYNNYNIHQPRHFCRGCQRYWTAGGSMRNLPVGAGRRKSKSSSVNCHGILIPGSNIAYPGGDASPIPLPIKATEPAAQFVSQPPLSNSTASVLRVEVQNKNDNPASTAHPRNGESQTCLPSSTTSDSPRIESVKGTVSGYQNGVTMDCNGATPMHPIPCFPGPPFVYPWNPAWNGIPAMAAPVCPAPAEPAKCSENGNVGNVQWNFPPMVAVPGFCGQPIPFPLMPPSVWPLVSPWPNGAWSAPWLGPGCSMPAAPPTSSSTCTDSGSPVLGKHSRDSNPQGDEKAERSLWIPKTLRIDDPDEAAKSSIWTTLGIEPGERGMFRPFQSKSDVKERTSDAARVMQANPAAQSRFQSFQETT encoded by the coding sequence GATTCATGCAAAGATAAAGGAGACATAAGGACCACTGAGGAAAAGCCAGGCACACCGCAGgagttaaatcttggtcaaacaaataaTTCTGGCCTTAATAGTTCCATTGAGGATGAGAACCAAACATCTAATGGTGACGAGATGACTGAACTAGGATCCAAGTCGGAAGCAGCTAAGACTGAGGGTGACGGATCAAGTGGTGAGAAGGTCATCCTGAAGAAGCCGGATAAGATTCTGCCATGTCCACGTTGCAACAGCATGGATACAAAGTTTTGTtactacaacaactacaacatcCACCAACCAAGGCATTTTTGCAGGGGTTGTCAAAGGTATTGGACGGCAGGTGGAAGCATGAGAAACCTTCCTGTCGGTGCTGGTAGGCGCAAGAGTAAGAGCTCCAGTGTAAACTGCCATGGCATATTGATTCCAGGAAGCAATATAGCCTATCCTGGGGGCGATGCTTCCCCCATTCCATTGCCTATAAAAGCAACTGAACCAGCAGCTCAGTTTGTGTCTCAACCTCCTCTATCTAATTCCACGGCTTCCGTGTTGAGAGTTGAAGTGCAGAACAAGAATGACAACCCTGCCTCCACAGCACATCCCAGAAATGGAGAAAGCCAGACCTGCCTACCTTCATCAACAACTTCAGATAGTCCGCGGATTGAGTCAGTTAAAGGAACAGTTAGTGGATATCAGAATGGAGTTACTATGGATTGCAATGGCGCCACTCCCATGCATCCTATACCATGCTTCCCTGGTCCACCTTTTGTGTACCCATGGAATCCAGCTTGGAATGGTATTCCTGCCATGGCAGCACCAGTATGCCCAGCCCCAGCTGAACcagcaaaatgttcagaaaatggCAATGTAGGCAATGTTCAATGGAACTTTCCACCGATGGTGGCGGTGCCAGGATTCTGTGGCCAACCCATTCCCTTCCCACTAATGCCGCCTTCCGTTTGGCCACTCGtttctccctggcctaatggcgcATGGAGTGCGCCATGGCTTGGACCTGGTTGTAGCATGCCAGCAGCACCTCCTACAAGCAGTAGTACATGTACAGATAGCGGCTCTCCAGTTCTTGGAAAACACTCGAGGGATTCTAACCCGCAAGGTGATGAAAAGGCAGAAAGATCTTTGTGGATTCCGAAAACGCTCCGGATCGATGACCCCGACGAAGCCGCAAAGAGTTCGATCTGGACCACCCTCGGGATCGAACCTGGCGAGCGTGGCATGTTTAGACCGTTCCAGTCAAAATCTGATGTCAAAGAGCGCACATCAGATGCAGCTCGAGTCATGCAAGCGAACCCAGCGGCTCAATCGCGCTTCCAGTCTTTCCAGGAGACGACGTGA